acaaGAAACATAGACAGAAAGGTTTGATGGTTTTTCATAAAGTTTTCACATCAATGAAAACCTCATTGTCAAGTGCACAACATGCCTATAAAAGAATTTGGAGACGgacgaaaaattaaacatttgagTTCAactcgaaaagaaattataccaAACTTGTCCGAATGATAGGAAAATCCCAAAGGGTCCGTTTTTACAGATTTAGGAACATAAGCTATCCAAACTCCATTGAATTCGTCTAAAAATCTTATAGGGTTGCATACACAAAATACTAGGCGGCTGCTGCATGCCAGAATCAGTTTAACGACATCTTTAacatactttaataaaaattgagctATATAAGTACAAATGCCTTCCTCAACATTACTCAATTGTCCtggatgaattttaataatgccTCTAAAccaaagaatgaataaaatacattagaaTTGAGTTATTATTTCACACAAATCACCGTGCGGTGACTCCAGCGTAAACATTATGTTCTACGTCGGACTCTTTAACTGGAAAAGCATCATTTAACGTAAATAAACTATCTTTCTTCTCGTAATGCTGTAGAGCATTAGGGGAGGGTTGTACAACATTCGTTATAAAGGTggataaattttcaacaagGGATTTACATTGGGATTTTTctgaagaaaatttttttatatcattagCACATTGTCGTGCGATTCTAGCGGCATAATGTTTTGTGATAACTTCATCAGATGTAACCTCCCATTGCGTTTGGGCCATTTATTATGCTTTACACTCCAAACGATCAGACAATTTCCTACTTACTTTCAACTCAGATCAGTCCCAGTCGAACCTGTTTCGATAGCATTACCATTCGCTACAATTCTTttgtatgtacaaataattttgacaTAAAGCGTCGCACACTCCATCATACCATAgtatacatttcatttgaaGAGAAGGAAAGAAGATACGGTGGAACAAGTGAAAATTGCCTACATGGGTTTCCGATCACTCAACACgcactctttttttttaataaagccAATcatattcacatttttttcttacataaaaataaattatttcttttaacatttccataaaaattttcttttaaactgCTTGTGTACttaagtttcattaaataagCAGTCCAAAGTAACACTAGTTTCACACCTATTTTTTTAGCCGTCAAGCAATCCGGATTActatacttttaaaatttaaaacaaaaattttttctgtgttgccggataaataaattgagGGCTTCCGCATCAAACCAGGTCTTCAGCAAACTATTGACTTGCTTGCAcataaacttttttaaaagttaaaattatgttaaaattaaagactAGTACAATTCGTTGAAACttaagaagaaagaaaaaatatattctaagCTATAGCATCTGtttttttgattaaaaaaattgtttttgttaaatccacaaaagaataaatatttcgtaactTTATTATAAGAATTTCGACTGAAGGTACTCatgaaaaaattaagataGCTTTAGTGTGGAAAAATAAGACAACACAGATAATAGTGAATTTGttcgtcaaaaaaaaaaaaaaaaactggtcATTATCACTTTGTATTGTTGTATAGATGCTTTCTAGTGCCACtgaaaaacaacttttttagaaaatatattattatcgtcTATTGTTAGTGTCATTTCACTATGATGGAATAGAAGAAGACGAAATTTAATAGTGTAGCCGGATGTCCATGCTTCGGGACAGATACACCAATAAAagtttaatatcttttttaagTCGCGAATGATTTAACACCgttatatagtataataattcATGCTTTTGAGCTTCTTTTATCTTAGGTTTCCGTAAATAATGTATACGCAACAATCTTattaagttttttttcttttgcaccctttttttttttcggaatGACATAATGATTGTGctaaaaaaacagttttaaaggatttattttttcaacaaattaatttttttaaaaataattttaatgtatagtGTGTTTTTTGactaaaaattcttaaattccTTTCTAATTGATAAATTCAAAGTCTAAGTAGTCGTCTTTCACAAAGTAGCAAGTGTCAAAACGGTCATGTCTTTTCAAGAAGGTTTAGGGAATTCAGAAAACACAGTaatctttttctatatatattttctcaaactattattttcatgCAGACAGCGTCACCGACTGAGCCGAACTCGTTTAATGTTGCTTCCCAAAATAACAATTGCCAGCAACTCTTACCTCCATCGTTAGGCTTCATTGAATCGCTTATTTTTGCTACAAAGGTAGATTTGTACTACAGACGATTCTGATCTCAACATggagatacatttttttatataactagTTTTATAAAGGCGAAAATGAAAGCAGTTGCTGTGAGTGTGAGGTACTTTGCCATGCAaggtttcattaataaaaaattatatgaaattttcataaacagGGGGGCGGTGAACTTATATGCTGCGATACCTGTGTGAAGgcatttcattttcttgtaggaaactatatttaataaagttaaaaagtaaaatagttattaataCCTTAGTGCCTGCCTGTGGAGTATCGGCCTACAGAATTTCAAGAGTCCACAGTTTCAGTTCAATGGTCTTGCCCCATCTGCGTCTATTactgtaaaaatgataatttagaAAAGAGAAGAGGAATCGTTACTGCGCTACGTCATCCGCTACCTGTCCCATCTAAAGAATGCCCGCTTGATATTTCACGGTTGCAACAATGTTCTTCGTACGTAAACAACATTATTGTACGGTTTTATAATAGCGTTTGAGTTGTATTATTTAGATTAGACCTTTCATTGCAAGGTAACTCTGGGTTCGCTTTTGTGAAAACCCCCAGTAGAACAAATCGGTTGACTCAAAAAACGTCGTTGAGTGACTctcattatcattatttatttgaggatataaaaaaagaaaacaagtccAATCCTGTCTCACGGTCTCAAGACCCTGTTGTTACACGCATTACAAGACGAACAGCAGCTGCTGCTCTTGGTAAGAAGACAAATGCAGTAACATTTCCAGATCGTAGTACAAGTTTAATACGTGCACGAATGAACGTTGGCCCAGGATACCAAGTTCCCAATatccctattttttttttagaacttCAATCATGTGCGCAAAAAGAAATAACCATGATGCttttcgtacttttttttttagtaaatcgGGATTATAGTCGCCTAAGAAAAAACTTCTTTTCAAGACCTTTTTCTTCCACACGTGTCGTTTACTCAAGCTCTCAATGGATTAGTAAAGCTAGTGAATTAGCTTTGTCAACACCGTTTTCTGATTTTGATTATCCTACAACGGAACATTCTTCACATTCTATAAACAATCATGCTTCTTCAACCAAAAATACTGGAGCCTTCAAACGTCTTCCTTTACAAACAAGCTCCTCTTTAGAAAAACaggaaactttaaaaaaaccTTGTATCGATACACAAGagcaaatttcaaatcactGTATAAGTCTTCCAGAACAAATCATTGGAAATTCCACTTTAATGAATCATGAGTTCAGTAATCATGTTCTAGGTAAACAATAAATGACTTTTTCTATTCAACCGGcagaaacaaaaagtttcttctttgTTCTAATTCATTTTATGTCACTGTCGTGTGTAACACTCGTATATGCTGTTTGTGTACGAATTGCTAAACTTTTTGTTTACCATCTTCCCTTAGAGGGGAACAAGAAGGAAACCTATACACATCAGGaagatataaacaagaatattttattaaaattgaaaccgCCTTTTCGCCAAGAAGATGAACCCAATGAAAATAGTTCTTTAGGAAATCATGTGGTTAATCacaatgaaacaaataaatttattcgtggTTTAAGTGAAGAAGTTTTTGAAGCTGAACGTCGACTGgatgaattcattttaaaaagagATCGTCAAAATTTTATAGATACTCAAGAAAAACGTAAGTTTAAATGGGAAAAGGTAACTTTCATCATTCATGATATATTTTACAGTAGTGGAGTTTTGTCATACACTTAGCGCTAAATGGCCCCCTTGTTTTCATTGGCCGTATTCTTCTGAATATGCTTACAAAGTAATATAACGACTCTACTCCATTATTCTTTTTAGCGTATGTATTTTTAAGATATTGTTTTACACCAACTTTGATACAAAAGAAGCTTTGGATTCTTTTCAAGACTCCTCCTTCAATTTTCAGTGTATGGCTTTTCTTATGTAGCATTACTTGTTAAGATTTGGAATTCTATGTTTTAAATTGTAGCTGTATGTGATCCTCCAATCCGCCCTTATTTCAATAAATGGAAACCTAAAGATAAACGTAGCTTTTTCCCATGTAATGTTATACACTGtttaatcaaaattcatttctaagaTGCAATTgtgtatatttgttaattactGAAGCAACTCCTTTCCCACCACCTCAACACTTGAGCATTTTAAATACTAGCCATTTAACACGTTCTAAGATCTAAAGTTTCTGTAAGGCTTAAAGCTACCGAGTATCTACGTAAATATATTCTCTGTTTTATTAATCTAGTTTTTGTGTGATTTTTAGTGTACAATAACTGCCAATACCAAAACATggttgttattttttttttgatattcTATCTCATTTGACAAAAAACTTACTCAGAGGAAATTGGTGtatgattaaaaatactttgcaACCTTTAAAaccaaatttatattaagcattttcgttttttttttttaccatgcAAACAATAGGAATTTCATAATGATGGCGCTTCGCGTCGAaagttttcaataataaacaatttttttcaaacaaatttaattattcttaaaaacagattaattttttatagtttaaaaaaaacctCAGTATAAAAagttgtgtttttttttaatatcctttcaggaaataaaactgaattttttcgaattgtagaaaaaaacataattttttttcaagtttttaaaagtatttct
The Hylaeus volcanicus isolate JK05 unplaced genomic scaffold, UHH_iyHylVolc1.0_haploid 12221, whole genome shotgun sequence DNA segment above includes these coding regions:
- the LOC128883159 gene encoding uncharacterized protein LOC128883159 isoform X1, with protein sequence MSFQEGLGNSENTTASPTEPNSFNVASQNNNCQQLLPPSLGFIESLIFATKFYKGENESSCCECEGGGELICCDTCVKAFHFLCLPVEYRPTEFQESTVSVQWSCPICVYYCKNDNLEKRRGIVTALRHPLPVPSKECPLDISRLQQCSSLDLSLQGNSGFAFVKTPSRTNRLTQKTSLSDSHYHYLFEDIKKENKSNPVSRSQDPVVTRITRRTAAAALGKKTNAVTFPDRSTSLIRARMNVGPGYQVPNIPIFFLELQSCAQKEITMMLFVLFFLVNRDYSRLRKNFFSRPFSSTRVVYSSSQWISKASELALSTPFSDFDYPTTEHSSHSINNHASSTKNTGAFKRLPLQTSSSLEKQETLKKPCIDTQEQISNHCISLPEQIIGNSTLMNHEFSNHVLEGNKKETYTHQEDINKNILLKLKPPFRQEDEPNENSSLGNHVVNHNETNKFIRGLSEEVFEAERRLDEFILKRDRQNFIDTQEKLVEFCHTLSAKWPPCFHWPYSSEYAYKILFYTNFDTKEALDSFQDSSFNFQSVCDPPIRPYFNKWKPKDKRSFFPSTPFPPPQHLSILNTSHLTRSKI
- the LOC128883255 gene encoding uncharacterized protein LOC128883255 isoform X1 — protein: MAQTQWEVTSDEVITKHYAARIARQCANDIKKFSSEKSQCKSLVENLSTFITNVVQPSPNALQHYEKKDSLFTLNDAFPVKESDVEHNVYAGVTARGIIKIHPGQLSNVEEGICTYIAQFLLKYVKDVVKLILACSSRLVFCVCNPIRFLDEFNGVWIAYVPKSVKTDPLGFSYHSDKFGIISFRVELKCLIFRPSPNSFIVGVVNHIRDTHVALLVDGMFSACIKRDQLDLWYTFLEDPQPSYALRDDPSKGIRIGCRVCFQIERCCHSGSGEIMIIDGYLTNYHSVSLLEDENPCTHAPLSKKKVQVHLKKPKSNCDTTMS
- the LOC128883255 gene encoding uncharacterized protein LOC128883255 isoform X2; amino-acid sequence: MAQTQWEVTSDEVITKHYAARIARQCANDIKKFSSEKSQCKSLVENLSTFITNVVQPSPNALQHYEKKDSLFTLNDAFPVKESDVEHNVYAGVTARGIIKIHPGQLSNVEEGICTYIAQFLLKFLDEFNGVWIAYVPKSVKTDPLGFSYHSDKFGIISFRVELKCLIFRPSPNSFIVGVVNHIRDTHVALLVDGMFSACIKRDQLDLWYTFLEDPQPSYALRDDPSKGIRIGCRVCFQIERCCHSGSGEIMIIDGYLTNYHSVSLLEDENPCTHAPLSKKKVQVHLKKPKSNCDTTMS
- the LOC128883159 gene encoding uncharacterized protein LOC128883159 isoform X4, which translates into the protein MSFQEGLGNSENTTASPTEPNSFNVASQNNNCQQLLPPSLGFIESLIFATKFYKGENESSCCECEGGGELICCDTCVKAFHFLCLPVEYRPTEFQESTVSVQWSCPICVYYCKNDNLEKRRGIVTALRHPLPVPSKECPLDISRLQQCSSLDLSLQGNSGFAFVKTPSRTNRLTQKTSLSDSHYHYLFEDIKKENKSNPVSRSQDPVVTRITRRTAAAALELQSCAQKEITMMLFVLFFLVNRDYSRLRKNFFSRPFSSTRVVYSSSQWISKASELALSTPFSDFDYPTTEHSSHSINNHASSTKNTGAFKRLPLQTSSSLEKQETLKKPCIDTQEQISNHCISLPEQIIGNSTLMNHEFSNHVLEGNKKETYTHQEDINKNILLKLKPPFRQEDEPNENSSLGNHVVNHNETNKFIRGLSEEVFEAERRLDEFILKRDRQNFIDTQEKLVEFCHTLSAKWPPCFHWPYSSEYAYKILFYTNFDTKEALDSFQDSSFNFQSVCDPPIRPYFNKWKPKDKRSFFPSTPFPPPQHLSILNTSHLTRSKI
- the LOC128883159 gene encoding uncharacterized protein LOC128883159 isoform X3, with product MSFQEGLGNSENTTASPTEPNSFNVASQNNNCQQLLPPSLGFIESLIFATKFYKGENESSCCECEGGGELICCDTCVKAFHFLCLPVEYRPTEFQESTVSVQWSCPICVYYCKNDNLEKRRGIVTALRHPLPVPSKECPLDISRLQQCSSLDLSLQGNSGFAFVKTPSRTNRLTQKTSLSDSHYHYLFEDIKKENKSNPVSRSQDPVVTRITRRTAAAALGYQVPNIPIFFLELQSCAQKEITMMLFVLFFLVNRDYSRLRKNFFSRPFSSTRVVYSSSQWISKASELALSTPFSDFDYPTTEHSSHSINNHASSTKNTGAFKRLPLQTSSSLEKQETLKKPCIDTQEQISNHCISLPEQIIGNSTLMNHEFSNHVLEGNKKETYTHQEDINKNILLKLKPPFRQEDEPNENSSLGNHVVNHNETNKFIRGLSEEVFEAERRLDEFILKRDRQNFIDTQEKLVEFCHTLSAKWPPCFHWPYSSEYAYKILFYTNFDTKEALDSFQDSSFNFQSVCDPPIRPYFNKWKPKDKRSFFPSTPFPPPQHLSILNTSHLTRSKI
- the LOC128883159 gene encoding uncharacterized protein LOC128883159 isoform X2, encoding MSFQEGLGNSENTTASPTEPNSFNVASQNNNCQQLLPPSLGFIESLIFATKFYKGENESSCCECEGGGELICCDTCVKAFHFLCLPVEYRPTEFQESTVSVQWSCPICVYYCKNDNLEKRRGIVTALRHPLPVPSKECPLDISRLQQCSSLDLSLQGNSGFAFVKTPSRTNRLTQKTSLSDSHYHYLFEDIKKENKSNPVSRSQDPVVTRITRRTAAAALGKKTNAVTFPDRSTSLIRARMNVGPGYQVPNIPIFFLELQSLNRDYSRLRKNFFSRPFSSTRVVYSSSQWISKASELALSTPFSDFDYPTTEHSSHSINNHASSTKNTGAFKRLPLQTSSSLEKQETLKKPCIDTQEQISNHCISLPEQIIGNSTLMNHEFSNHVLEGNKKETYTHQEDINKNILLKLKPPFRQEDEPNENSSLGNHVVNHNETNKFIRGLSEEVFEAERRLDEFILKRDRQNFIDTQEKLVEFCHTLSAKWPPCFHWPYSSEYAYKILFYTNFDTKEALDSFQDSSFNFQSVCDPPIRPYFNKWKPKDKRSFFPSTPFPPPQHLSILNTSHLTRSKI
- the LOC128883159 gene encoding uncharacterized protein LOC128883159 isoform X6 — its product is MSFQEGLGNSENTTASPTEPNSFNVASQNNNCQQLLPPSLGFIESLIFATKFYKGENESSCCECEGGGELICCDTCVKAFHFLCLPVEYRPTEFQESTVSVQWSCPICVYYCKNDNLEKRRGIVTALRHPLPVPSKECPLDISRLQQCSSLDLSLQGNSGFAFVKTPSRTNRLTQKTSLSDSHYHYLFEDIKKENKSNPVSRSQDPVVTRITRRTAAAALELQSLNRDYSRLRKNFFSRPFSSTRVVYSSSQWISKASELALSTPFSDFDYPTTEHSSHSINNHASSTKNTGAFKRLPLQTSSSLEKQETLKKPCIDTQEQISNHCISLPEQIIGNSTLMNHEFSNHVLEGNKKETYTHQEDINKNILLKLKPPFRQEDEPNENSSLGNHVVNHNETNKFIRGLSEEVFEAERRLDEFILKRDRQNFIDTQEKLVEFCHTLSAKWPPCFHWPYSSEYAYKILFYTNFDTKEALDSFQDSSFNFQSVCDPPIRPYFNKWKPKDKRSFFPSTPFPPPQHLSILNTSHLTRSKI
- the LOC128883159 gene encoding uncharacterized protein LOC128883159 isoform X5 gives rise to the protein MSFQEGLGNSENTTASPTEPNSFNVASQNNNCQQLLPPSLGFIESLIFATKFYKGENESSCCECEGGGELICCDTCVKAFHFLCLPVEYRPTEFQESTVSVQWSCPICVYYCKNDNLEKRRGIVTALRHPLPVPSKECPLDISRLQQCSSLDLSLQGNSGFAFVKTPSRTNRLTQKTSLSDSHYHYLFEDIKKENKSNPVSRSQDPVVTRITRRTAAAALGYQVPNIPIFFLELQSLNRDYSRLRKNFFSRPFSSTRVVYSSSQWISKASELALSTPFSDFDYPTTEHSSHSINNHASSTKNTGAFKRLPLQTSSSLEKQETLKKPCIDTQEQISNHCISLPEQIIGNSTLMNHEFSNHVLEGNKKETYTHQEDINKNILLKLKPPFRQEDEPNENSSLGNHVVNHNETNKFIRGLSEEVFEAERRLDEFILKRDRQNFIDTQEKLVEFCHTLSAKWPPCFHWPYSSEYAYKILFYTNFDTKEALDSFQDSSFNFQSVCDPPIRPYFNKWKPKDKRSFFPSTPFPPPQHLSILNTSHLTRSKI